One stretch of Amycolatopsis sp. NBC_00345 DNA includes these proteins:
- a CDS encoding IS256 family transposase, translated as MTQDTSSREGDETAARRLADAFSPSTIDALLKDAKSAGTPIDGVDGLLNQMTKAVLERALQAELTDHLGYDAGDPAGHGSGNSRNGKSRKTVSTTNGPVDIEVPRDRNGSFEPAIVPKRARRIGNIDDMILSLYSRGMATRDIEAHLREVYGVNASRELISNITDVVVDEIKAWQSRPLDEVYPILYVDGIRIRVKDNGVVTTKVAYLAIGVDVDGRKHALGCWIQDTEGAKFWQKVLSDLRNRGVKDILIACCDGLTGLPDAIHAIFPDTVVQTCVVHVIRNAMRFVSYGDRKKIVKAMKEIYTAPTLEAAELGLAEFDKQFGTQYPGAVDVWHNAWDEFIPFLDYPPELRKIVYTTNAIESINFQLRKITKNRGHFPDKDAAMKLLYLGLRNISSQRGGESGTGTRGWKVALNTLIDIFPGRILF; from the coding sequence GTGACTCAGGACACATCGTCTCGTGAGGGTGACGAGACGGCGGCGCGGCGGCTCGCGGACGCGTTCTCGCCGTCCACGATTGACGCGTTGCTGAAGGACGCGAAATCGGCCGGCACGCCGATCGACGGCGTGGACGGCCTGCTGAATCAGATGACCAAAGCGGTGCTGGAACGCGCTTTGCAGGCCGAGTTGACCGACCATTTGGGCTACGATGCCGGTGACCCGGCAGGCCATGGGTCCGGTAATTCTCGTAACGGAAAGTCCCGGAAAACTGTGTCGACCACGAATGGCCCGGTCGATATTGAGGTACCTCGTGACCGGAATGGCTCGTTCGAACCGGCTATCGTGCCGAAACGAGCACGGCGTATCGGCAACATTGATGACATGATCCTGTCGCTCTATTCGCGCGGTATGGCGACACGTGATATCGAGGCGCATTTACGTGAAGTGTATGGCGTGAACGCGTCTCGGGAATTGATCTCGAATATCACCGACGTGGTGGTCGACGAGATCAAAGCATGGCAATCGCGCCCGCTGGACGAGGTTTATCCGATCCTGTATGTCGACGGAATCCGGATCCGGGTCAAGGACAACGGGGTCGTCACCACCAAGGTCGCTTACCTGGCCATCGGGGTCGACGTGGACGGCCGCAAGCACGCCCTGGGATGCTGGATCCAGGACACCGAAGGAGCGAAGTTCTGGCAGAAAGTCTTGTCCGACCTGCGTAACCGAGGTGTCAAGGACATCCTCATCGCCTGCTGCGACGGACTGACTGGCCTGCCCGACGCGATTCACGCGATCTTCCCGGACACTGTCGTGCAGACTTGTGTTGTGCACGTCATCCGCAACGCGATGCGATTCGTGTCCTACGGCGACCGCAAGAAGATCGTCAAAGCGATGAAAGAAATCTATACCGCACCCACTCTCGAAGCAGCCGAGCTCGGCCTGGCCGAATTCGACAAACAATTCGGTACCCAATACCCGGGCGCTGTCGACGTGTGGCACAACGCATGGGACGAGTTCATCCCATTCCTCGACTACCCACCCGAACTCCGCAAAATCGTCTACACCACCAACGCCATCGAGTCTATCAACTTCCAACTCCGCAAAATCACCAAGAATCGCGGCCACTTCCCCGACAAAGACGCCGCAATGAAACTTCTCTACCTCGGACTCCGCAACATATCCAGTCAACGCGGTGGTGAATCAGGAACCGGAACACGCGGCTGGAAGGTGGCACTCAACACACTGATCGACATCTTCCCCGGACGCATACTCTTCTGA
- a CDS encoding DUF222 domain-containing protein, which translates to MSCYGDSSLHDAVDVLSRIHERAIRVAQLEAEQAADVALFAAAGGSARSVVAELALELSVTERRAGADVALAQALTTRLPETFAAFRRGEIDGFKARMVFEPTIALSDEMVGQVDAIVATRLAGKNPSSLRAAVNRVVQKVDAEGYERRSRARRRDRNICLVHQDETMSTLLCDLPVEQASAIYTSLDHQARKLRRGDEVRTLDQLRADVLVDRLLNRSSGDSGIKPVVYLYVDLVTLAGLNEDPAELSGGGTVPAWLARELAADSNSAWEPVTFFV; encoded by the coding sequence GTGAGTTGTTATGGGGATTCTTCTTTACATGACGCCGTCGATGTTTTGTCCCGGATTCATGAACGGGCCATCCGAGTTGCACAGTTGGAGGCCGAACAGGCTGCTGATGTCGCGTTGTTCGCGGCGGCGGGTGGGTCTGCCCGGTCGGTGGTGGCCGAGCTGGCGTTGGAGTTGTCGGTGACAGAGCGGCGCGCTGGGGCTGATGTCGCGTTGGCGCAGGCGCTGACGACCCGGTTGCCGGAGACGTTCGCAGCATTTCGGCGTGGAGAGATCGACGGTTTCAAGGCGCGGATGGTTTTCGAGCCGACGATAGCTCTTTCTGATGAGATGGTCGGTCAGGTTGATGCGATTGTCGCGACGCGGTTGGCGGGGAAGAATCCGTCGTCGTTACGGGCCGCCGTGAATCGGGTGGTGCAGAAAGTGGATGCCGAAGGATATGAGCGAAGATCCCGCGCGCGGCGGCGCGACCGTAACATCTGCCTGGTCCATCAGGACGAGACGATGTCCACCTTGCTGTGTGATCTGCCCGTGGAACAAGCATCGGCGATCTACACCTCCCTCGACCACCAAGCACGGAAGCTCCGTCGCGGCGATGAGGTCCGGACGTTGGATCAGTTGCGTGCGGATGTCCTGGTCGATCGGCTGCTGAACCGGTCATCAGGTGACAGCGGTATCAAACCCGTGGTCTACCTGTATGTGGACCTGGTGACGCTGGCTGGACTGAACGAGGATCCCGCCGAACTTTCGGGTGGTGGCACGGTCCCGGCGTGGCTGGCACGGGAACTCGCGGCGGACTCGAACTCGGCGTGGGAGCCTGTCACGTTTTTTGTGTAA